A genomic window from Chaetodon trifascialis isolate fChaTrf1 chromosome 22, fChaTrf1.hap1, whole genome shotgun sequence includes:
- the LOC139350360 gene encoding metalloproteinase inhibitor 3 → MQSVYQHLISLLFVFSSLQVNQLTEGCSCALTHPQDAFCNSDIVIRAKVVGKKLLRDGPFGTMRYTVKQMKMYKGFDKVQHVQHIYTDASESLCGVKFDINKYQYLITGRVYDDKVYTGLCNFNERWERLSLAQKKGINHRYQLGCNCRIKPCHYLPCFVTSKNECLWTDMLSHFGYPGYQSRHYACIQQKEGYCSWYRGMTARDKTTINTTDP, encoded by the exons ATGCAGTCAGTGTACCAGCACCTGATCagcctgctgtttgtcttcagcaGCCTGCAGGTTAACCAGCTGACGGAGGGCTGCTCGTGCGCTCTGACGCACCCGCAAGACGCCTTCTGCAACTCCGACATAG TCATTCGAGCTAAAGTGGTGGGCAAGAAGCTCCTGAGAGATGGACCTTTTGGAACGATGCGCTACACGGTCAAGCAAATGAAG ATGTACAAAGGGTTCGACAAAGTCCAGCATGTGCAGCATATCTACACAGACGCCTCAGAGAGTCTGTGCGGCGTTAAATTTGACATCAATAAGTACCAGTACCTGATCACAG gtCGAGTGTATGATGACAAGGTCTACACAGGGCTGTGCAACTTCAATGAGCGGTGGGAGCGCCTCTCATTGGCCCAGAAGAAAGGCATCAACCATCGTTACCAGCTGGGCTGCAACTGCAGG ATTAAGCCCTGCCACTACCTGCCCTGCTTTGTGACCTCAAAGAATGAGTGCCTATGGACGGACATGCTGTCACACTTCGGCTATCCCGGCTACCAGTCCCGGCACTACGCCTGCATCCAGCAGAAGGAGGGCTACTGCAGCTGGTACCGGGGCATGACTGCACGCGACAAAACCACCATCAACACCACCGACCCCTGA